The following DNA comes from Thermodesulfobacteriota bacterium.
TTTTGATGATCATTCCCTGGGCCAGGAGGTTGCGGGCGTCCTGGAGATGGCTGTCGATCTGGTTTTTCGCGGCTTCGGCGATCTTTTTTGACTCCACGGCCATGGCCAGTTCGTAAAAGGCGGTGGTGACCCGCTTGCGGATATCGCTTTTTTGAAGCGCCGTCTGGCTGACCGCCGCCGACAGGGCCGCTTCGGACATTCTCACGTTGTTTTTGATGCTGCCGCCGGCATAAAGCGGCTGCCACAGGGCCAGGGAAAGATCCCTGTTCTGCTCATCGCCGATTTCTATTGCCCGGCCGGGGATGGTGATCGGCGGTTGACCCGGCGTCAGGGTGACGGTGACGTCATCCGGCCGGGTCTGATTGACCTGCGAGATATAGCCGGCGGAAGCGCTGACGCCCATTTCAGGAAAATAGCCGGCCTCGGCTTTTTTGAGACGGTAGGCGGTTTCTTCTTCTCCCTTTTCCGCCCGGACAATATCCGGATTCCCGGCCGCGGCCATATCCAGGCATTGCTCCAGCGTCAGGGGGCTTTCGGCCGCCGCAAGGGGCGCGGCCATAAGAACGACAAAAAGGGCCGGGAGAACCCATCGCCATTTGGCGGGGTGGTGCCCGGCTTTCCTTTTGACGGGCTTTATCGTTTTCATGTGGATTTCCTTTCCGGTTTGGCCAATCCGTACAGCACCAGGTCGGCGATGGCCTCTTTCCGCTTTTCCAGAAACCCGTCTTCGTCAACGGGTTTGCCCCAGATATGGTTGACCAGCGGCCTGGCCACAAAGTACATGAGGCACATGCCGATGACGCTGATGGCGGTCTGCCGGGGGTCCACCGGCCGGATCAGTCCGTCGGCCGCCGCCTTTTCAATAAACGGCGCGATCAGGTTCGGCGGCGATATGCCGATTTCGGAAGCAATCCGGTCGGCGATGGCCATCATGTGACTGCCGCCCCCGATGATTTCCGAAACCATCAGGCGCGGCAGGTCGGGATTGCCTTTGAGGATGTCCATATAGACATTGATAAAGCCGCGCAGGGCCGCTTCCGGCGAATCGTATGTTCCGAAATGATGGGCCAGTTGCTTGAGAACGCTGGAGAAAAATCGGAACAGCACCTCTTCATACAGGTTTTCCTTGGAGCTGAAGTAGTAGTGCAGCAGGGCCTGGTTGACCCCGGCCTGTCTGGCGATCTGCTGCATGCGGGCGCCCTTGAACCCTTCCCTGGAAAAAACCGCCGTGGCTGCTTCCATTATTTTTTTGGGTGTTTCCGCTTCCGGCATTTATCCTCCCGGATAAATTTAATCGTATAGTTTAATTAACTGAATAATTAAACTATACGATTAAGGCGTGGTTGTCAAGGGGTTTTTTAAAAAAGTTTTAAGTTTTAAGTGTTAAGTTTTAAGTATTAAGGTCCAGGGCTTAAGGTTAAAGGGGTCAGGCGGAGGGATCGGTTGACGGTGACGTTATCATGGCTTGGGCCAGGGCCAGGGCTTCTTCCCGGTCGGACAATTCTCCCAGATCCTGTTTTTCTCTGAGATCATTAAGGATTTTACCAAGTTTCGGGCCGGGTTTCATGCCCAGGGAGATCAGGTCCGTCCCGGTGATCAGGTTTTGCCGCGCGAAGGCCGGTTTCAGGCTTTCCATATAGTTAATGACGGACTGCCGGGCCCAGGAGAAAAATCGATCCTTGGCCTCCTTGGTCAGTTTTTCACCGGACTTGGCGGTCACGTCCGCCACGGACAGGACCATGACCAGCAGGGCGGTGTCCTTCATCTCTCTGAACCATTTGATAACGGTAGATTTTTTGACATCCGGTTGGGAGAGAATGACCGGCCGCATGTGTTGTCTGACCAGCGCATAAAGCAGGCTGCTCTGGGCGGAAGACAGGCGCAGACGATCGGCCACGCCAGTGGCCATGTCCGCTCCGAGTCGGGCGTGGCCGTGGAAAATCATCCGACCCTTGTCCGGATCGGGCTTTTTTACCAGGGGTTTGGCCGCGTCATGGAGTAAAGCGGACAGCTTGAGCAGGGGGGTGTGGGCATCCTGTTTCAGCATGTCCCGGACGGCTCCGCTGGCCGGGCCAAAGGCGCAGTCCGGATCGCGGATAATCTCTTCGCAGGCGGCCAGGGTTTCCAGGCTGTGACCCCAGACATCCAGATGATGATAGCCGTTCTGTTCGCATCCTTTGGCGGCGGTCAGTTCCGGCAGGATAACGGCCAGAGCGCCGGTCTCATCCAGTGTCCGGATGTGGGGCAGGGCCCGGGGAGCCTCCAGAAGCTTGAGCAGTTCGGCGGCGATCCGTTCCGGGGCGATCCTCGTCAGGCCCGCGGCGTTACGCTTCATGGCCGTCAGGGTTTCTGGCGCAATGGTGAAATCCAGCCCGGCCGCCAGACGGGCCGCCCGCAACACCCGCAACGGATCGTCGGACAGGGACTCGGCCGTGCACATGCGGATGATCCCGTGGCTGATATCCCGGCGTCCGTTTAAAAAGTCGATCAGTTCTCCGGTCCGGCCGCCGGGCGCGATCCGGAACGCCATGGCGTTGACGGTGAAATCCCGTAAGGTCAGGTCCGCTTCAATAGAGGGACCGCGCAGGTTGACCACATCAACGTAATTTCCCGGACGCCGGCTGTTCACCACGCGAAAGCAGGGCGCCTGTGGGTCTCTGGTAAACGGTACCACCGTGACCGGAGTGTCCTGACAGTCCGCCAGCAGGCGGGCAAACCCGGCCGCATCCCGGCAGGCCAGGTCCACGTCGCTCATGGGCCGCCCCATGAGGTGGTCACGCACGGCGCCGCCGACGGCATAAACCTCGGGCAGATCGTCGCTGACCGGGGCGAGCCACCGCTTGAGTAAGGCGTTCAGACCATCGGTTGTCATGGCCTCCTCATTAAATAATCAGGCGCTGAACAACCTGCTCCGGAACAGAAAGAAGACCGCGCCCAGAAGACAGCATCCCGCCCAGAGATAATCCATGGTAATCTTCTCTCTCATATAAAAAACGGAAAAAGGAACGAATATCACCAGGGTAATGACTTCCTGCATGATTTTCAACTGGGCCACGGGCATGACCGTATGGCCGATACGGTTGGCCGGCACCTGGAGCAGGTACTCAAACAGGGCGATGCCCCAGCTCACCAGGGCGGCGATCACCCAGGGCTTGTGGGACAGGTGCCGCAGATGCCCGTACCAGGCAAAGGTCATGAACACATTGCTGCAGCAGAGCAGCAGGATGGTAAACAGGATGCGATTGGTCATTTTTCATGCAGTCATTAAAAGTTCAGGTGTTATGCCGGCTTGTTCTTCTCGGCGAAGGCCGGTGTCAAGTATAATATTGATATTATTCATCTTTCCTGGACCCCGGATCGGGGTCTAGGGTGACGAGGAATATTATCAATTTTTATTGTATAACACCTCAGAGTTTTATCCTCGTTTAAACCGGCGGCACGACGGCGGGGCCGCTGGATTCTGGTGTTCGCCCGAATGACGAGGAAAAGATGAAGTTTCATACAAGTATAAAATGGATATTATTCATTTGTTTGTTCCGTAGAACATGGCGTTAATCGACTCGTCCTCTTCCATTATATTGTCCGGAACAGTGAATTTACCCGCCAACAATCCCAGCTTTCTTGCGTTTTCAGGTTTATGAACAACCAAATCCACCAGTGGCAGGTTGTTTTTGGCTATGACAACCTTTTCCCCGCGATAGACAAGCGCAACCAGTTTGGAAAAGTTTGTTTTTACTTCAGAGATGTTGACGATTTTCATATGTGCCTCCTGGCGGTAAGCCAAGCATAAACAGGATGTCTAGAGTCAAGTATTCCTGAAAAGACCAATCCGGGTCAAGTAAAATAAGGCCCGGGGGATTTCTCCCTTGGGTCGGAATAAGAAGCGGTCAGTCCCGGTTCTTTCCGGTGTGGTCAAATGGCTATTAATATATTTTATAGTTCGGCCTAAAATAATTTAATGGTAGTATCGAAAAATACAATTTTTATATGGTTGTAAAAAACGGGAAGCTACCTTACTTCGTCACCTGAAAAAATAAATAGTCATTTTAAATAAAGTTGTTGTGGATTCCAGCGAACGACGGAATGATAATGAGCGGCCGGTTTTGTTTGGCGGCATGTTTCTTGTATAGATTCTACTCAAAAGGAGTAAGGACTAACCTTCGAGGAGACGATCATGCGGAATAAATCCGGTTTTTCCCTGATGGAACTGATGGTGGTAATCGCCATTATTGGCATCGTTTCGGCCCTGACCGTTCCCAACCTGATTACCTGGCGCAACAACGCCCAGTTGTCCCGGGGCGCCCGCCAGATCTATTCCGATCTCCAGGACGCCAGAAAGATCGCCATCAAAAACAACACCGTTATCACGGTTAATTTTGACGCTGGCTCCGAAAGTTACACCATTTTGAGGGGAGGCTCCGTACTGGCCACCCGTAACATGCCGCCGGGGATCAACATTGAGGGTGCGGTTTTCACCGCTCTC
Coding sequences within:
- a CDS encoding TetR/AcrR family transcriptional regulator, with product MPEAETPKKIMEAATAVFSREGFKGARMQQIARQAGVNQALLHYYFSSKENLYEEVLFRFFSSVLKQLAHHFGTYDSPEAALRGFINVYMDILKGNPDLPRLMVSEIIGGGSHMMAIADRIASEIGISPPNLIAPFIEKAAADGLIRPVDPRQTAISVIGMCLMYFVARPLVNHIWGKPVDEDGFLEKRKEAIADLVLYGLAKPERKST
- a CDS encoding HD domain-containing protein; this encodes MTTDGLNALLKRWLAPVSDDLPEVYAVGGAVRDHLMGRPMSDVDLACRDAAGFARLLADCQDTPVTVVPFTRDPQAPCFRVVNSRRPGNYVDVVNLRGPSIEADLTLRDFTVNAMAFRIAPGGRTGELIDFLNGRRDISHGIIRMCTAESLSDDPLRVLRAARLAAGLDFTIAPETLTAMKRNAAGLTRIAPERIAAELLKLLEAPRALPHIRTLDETGALAVILPELTAAKGCEQNGYHHLDVWGHSLETLAACEEIIRDPDCAFGPASGAVRDMLKQDAHTPLLKLSALLHDAAKPLVKKPDPDKGRMIFHGHARLGADMATGVADRLRLSSAQSSLLYALVRQHMRPVILSQPDVKKSTVIKWFREMKDTALLVMVLSVADVTAKSGEKLTKEAKDRFFSWARQSVINYMESLKPAFARQNLITGTDLISLGMKPGPKLGKILNDLREKQDLGELSDREEALALAQAMITSPSTDPSA
- a CDS encoding DMT family protein, producing MTNRILFTILLLCCSNVFMTFAWYGHLRHLSHKPWVIAALVSWGIALFEYLLQVPANRIGHTVMPVAQLKIMQEVITLVIFVPFSVFYMREKITMDYLWAGCCLLGAVFFLFRSRLFSA
- a CDS encoding type II toxin-antitoxin system prevent-host-death family antitoxin; this translates as MKIVNISEVKTNFSKLVALVYRGEKVVIAKNNLPLVDLVVHKPENARKLGLLAGKFTVPDNIMEEDESINAMFYGTNK
- a CDS encoding GspH/FimT family pseudopilin, which gives rise to MRNKSGFSLMELMVVIAIIGIVSALTVPNLITWRNNAQLSRGARQIYSDLQDARKIAIKNNTVITVNFDAGSESYTILRGGSVLATRNMPPGINIEGAVFTALGNVASFDSLGFGRDFFSADNSGAVTISRSGGRTVTIDVSSGGSIRIL